A stretch of Metabacillus sp. FJAT-52054 DNA encodes these proteins:
- a CDS encoding DUF4183 domain-containing protein has protein sequence MPAELIKLVLSASNTVSGDVNVSTVTDVAPIASRYAANVTALMILGGNTTIPATSFRDDNGNSLAAGGLPVPNTETVVNVYVNGVLQQGGLSTLSANNLLIRASILLGAPVVLEYLNFSNVTSASTATNTLAVDTVIDT, from the coding sequence ATGCCAGCTGAATTGATTAAACTCGTCCTTTCTGCTTCCAATACGGTAAGCGGGGATGTAAATGTGAGCACGGTTACAGATGTTGCTCCGATCGCTTCCCGGTATGCAGCCAACGTGACGGCCCTTATGATTTTAGGCGGCAATACTACCATCCCTGCGACATCGTTTCGGGATGACAATGGGAATAGCTTGGCCGCAGGCGGACTGCCGGTTCCAAATACAGAAACGGTGGTAAATGTCTACGTAAATGGGGTTCTGCAGCAGGGGGGCCTCTCTACATTATCAGCGAACAATCTACTCATCCGTGCATCCATTCTGCTCGGAGCACCAGTCGTGCTGGAGTACCTGAATTTCAGCAATGTTACGTCTGCCTCTACTGCAACAAATACGCTTGCGGTGGATACAGTAATTGATACGTAA
- a CDS encoding DinB family protein, producing the protein MHQRILLNSIFSQLEVANRSIIEMAILAEESDLNWSYLENKRSLGELLNHLSLLYRADYLIMEEASKDEMADYYLSHPFRRAENAGTELYKNFNALKEAFYSFSEAELMEEKISYWGTGYSRYEWLLEILGHIYHHRAQLHMYLELLGIRPRVLLFE; encoded by the coding sequence ATGCATCAACGAATTCTATTAAATTCCATCTTTAGCCAGCTTGAAGTTGCAAATCGTTCTATTATAGAAATGGCCATTTTAGCAGAAGAGAGTGATTTAAATTGGAGCTATCTAGAAAATAAGAGATCCCTTGGTGAACTGCTGAATCATCTATCCCTTCTCTACCGCGCGGATTATTTAATTATGGAAGAAGCCTCGAAGGATGAGATGGCGGACTATTATCTCTCTCATCCATTTAGAAGAGCAGAAAATGCGGGAACCGAGCTCTATAAGAATTTTAATGCGCTGAAAGAAGCTTTTTATTCCTTCAGTGAAGCAGAGCTGATGGAGGAAAAAATCTCTTATTGGGGGACAGGCTACTCCAGATATGAATGGCTTCTTGAAATCCTGGGTCACATATACCATCACAGAGCCCAGCTGCATATGTATTTGGAATTGCTTGGAATAAGGCCGCGGGTGCTATTATTCGAGTGA
- the metC gene encoding cystathionine beta-lyase, with the protein MSNTDWSIQTKLLHNSHKTDKETGGVSVPVHLSSTFHQSDFDQFGKYDYARSGNPTREVLEKAIADLEGGTRGFAFSSGMSAISTAFLLLSKGDHVLVTEDVYGGTYRMVTEVLSRFGIEYTFVDMTDLHNVASKIRPNTKVIYLETPSNPLLKITDIQGIVKLAKANNCLTFLDNTFLTPALQRPLNLGVDVVLHSATKFLAGHSDVVAGLAAVNDEELGNQLYKLQNSFGAILGAQDSWLVLRGLKTLHVRLKQSTESALKLAAFLSRHPAVEEVYYPGLSFHPGCSVQRYQADGPGAVLSFRLSDEDAVRKLVQNVQLPVFAVSLGAVETILSYPAKMSHAAMPREERYARGITDGLLRVSVGLEKAEDLIQDFGSALDLLPKTKPLQYARVQGSGRR; encoded by the coding sequence TTGAGCAATACTGATTGGTCCATCCAGACGAAGCTGCTGCACAATAGCCATAAGACGGATAAAGAAACAGGAGGGGTAAGCGTTCCGGTCCACTTATCGTCCACCTTCCATCAGTCTGATTTTGATCAGTTCGGAAAATATGATTACGCCCGTTCAGGCAACCCGACTAGGGAAGTACTTGAAAAAGCAATTGCCGATCTTGAAGGGGGAACGAGAGGATTTGCATTTTCATCGGGTATGAGCGCAATCTCTACAGCCTTTCTTTTATTATCAAAAGGAGATCATGTCCTCGTGACGGAGGATGTCTACGGCGGTACGTACCGGATGGTGACAGAGGTTTTGAGCCGGTTTGGAATTGAATATACATTTGTGGATATGACCGATCTGCACAATGTAGCGTCTAAAATTCGTCCGAATACAAAAGTGATTTATTTAGAAACACCCTCTAATCCGCTGCTTAAAATTACCGATATCCAAGGGATTGTTAAACTTGCGAAAGCTAATAACTGTTTAACGTTTCTGGATAATACTTTTCTGACACCGGCACTTCAGCGTCCGCTCAATTTAGGAGTAGACGTTGTGCTTCACAGTGCAACGAAATTTTTGGCAGGCCACAGTGATGTCGTGGCGGGGCTCGCGGCTGTGAATGACGAAGAACTGGGAAACCAGCTTTACAAACTGCAAAATTCATTTGGAGCTATACTTGGAGCACAGGATTCCTGGCTCGTATTAAGGGGGTTGAAAACCCTTCACGTCCGTTTAAAGCAATCGACCGAATCTGCCCTTAAGCTGGCCGCCTTCCTATCAAGGCATCCGGCCGTAGAGGAAGTTTATTATCCGGGTCTTTCCTTCCACCCCGGCTGTTCCGTACAGCGCTATCAGGCAGACGGACCGGGTGCCGTGCTCTCATTCAGACTGTCAGATGAAGATGCCGTTCGAAAGCTCGTCCAAAACGTTCAGCTTCCGGTTTTTGCCGTCAGCCTTGGCGCCGTAGAAACGATTCTTTCATATCCGGCTAAAATGTCACATGCAGCAATGCCGAGGGAAGAGCGGTACGCAAGAGGAATTACAGACGGACTGCTCCGTGTCAGTGTGGGTCTTGAGAAAGCAGAGGACCTGATTCAGGACTTTGGGTCAGCTCTGGATTTGCTGCCAAAAACAAAGCCGCTGCAGTACGCGCGTGTTCAGGGAAGCGGGCGGAGATAA
- a CDS encoding MFS transporter: MNRKAALFLTSTGISNLGDWIYFIPLNMMVYSMTGSAAAVAGVYIIRPLAGILTSFWAGSLIDRYSQRNLMIGLDFMRALLVLLILAAPTLPIIYVLVFLICMVDAVYDPAAAAYSSRLIPSKYRQVFNSYKSLAWSGSFILGPALAGLLFITGQPEFAFFANSFTFIISALLLFLLPHLGTAGHPPEKRISFSVYADDWRMVIGYMKSARYVMSVYLLFNGLMMMAAALDSQEVVFSREILKLSDSAYGLLVSISGIGLLIGSFFNRLAVKKLSPSFLIGCGGLMIAGGYLVYSLSSTFLMAAIGFFILAFFMAFANTGIWTFYQDHVPADIMGRVGSALGMVISLIQVIFVSGIGLAGDWFPLRIVIISGAGVMVLLSLLLFTAAMKPFSHMPQLGKQLNKSDVR, encoded by the coding sequence ATGAATAGAAAAGCAGCACTTTTCTTAACCTCAACCGGCATCTCCAATCTCGGAGACTGGATCTATTTCATCCCCCTGAACATGATGGTTTACAGCATGACGGGTTCTGCTGCCGCTGTCGCCGGAGTATACATAATACGTCCTCTTGCAGGTATCCTGACTTCATTTTGGGCAGGCAGCTTAATAGACAGGTATTCTCAGAGAAATCTAATGATTGGGCTGGATTTCATGAGAGCGTTGCTTGTACTGCTTATTTTAGCCGCTCCTACCCTTCCCATCATTTATGTGCTAGTCTTTCTCATTTGCATGGTAGATGCGGTTTATGATCCTGCTGCAGCAGCTTACTCTTCCAGACTGATTCCTTCTAAATATCGGCAAGTTTTTAATTCATATAAAAGCCTCGCATGGTCCGGTTCATTTATACTCGGCCCGGCTCTTGCCGGACTGCTGTTCATAACCGGACAGCCGGAATTTGCCTTTTTCGCTAACTCTTTTACTTTTATCATTTCTGCGCTTCTTCTTTTCCTATTGCCTCATCTCGGAACGGCCGGACATCCTCCTGAAAAGAGAATTTCTTTTTCCGTTTACGCAGATGACTGGCGGATGGTCATAGGTTATATGAAATCAGCACGGTACGTCATGAGTGTGTATCTCCTCTTTAACGGACTTATGATGATGGCGGCCGCTCTCGATTCACAGGAAGTCGTGTTTTCCCGGGAAATCCTGAAGCTTTCTGACAGTGCCTATGGTCTGCTTGTCAGTATTTCCGGGATAGGATTACTAATCGGATCCTTTTTTAACCGGTTAGCTGTAAAAAAACTGTCCCCATCCTTTCTAATCGGCTGCGGAGGCTTGATGATTGCTGGAGGATATCTCGTATATTCCCTCTCTTCCACGTTTTTAATGGCGGCCATCGGCTTTTTTATTCTCGCCTTCTTTATGGCGTTTGCGAACACCGGGATCTGGACGTTTTATCAGGATCACGTTCCGGCAGACATCATGGGACGGGTCGGAAGTGCGCTAGGCATGGTGATCTCGCTCATTCAAGTGATTTTTGTATCTGGAATTGGACTTGCTGGGGATTGGTTTCCTTTGAGAATCGTGATTATTTCGGGGGCAGGTGTTATGGTGCTCCTCTCCCTGCTCCTGTTCACAGCGGCAATGAAGCCTTTTTCACACATGCCCCAACTGGGAAAGCAGCTTAATAAAAGTGATGTGAGGTGA
- a CDS encoding DUF4183 domain-containing protein: MNPPLTMIPKIASGFIRKRLPRKTEVLAYYALSNGKSLHYTNADALLPYSNTEILDPKDVSYLNVFINAVLQPEHNYEVQKGLLTLKTRDVPLDGTAIIIQFVKLH; the protein is encoded by the coding sequence TTGAATCCGCCGCTGACCATGATTCCTAAGATTGCTTCCGGCTTCATTCGCAAAAGGCTGCCAAGAAAGACGGAGGTTCTTGCTTACTATGCACTCTCCAATGGGAAGAGCCTGCATTACACAAATGCAGATGCGCTGCTCCCATACAGCAATACAGAGATTCTCGACCCAAAAGATGTTTCCTATCTGAATGTCTTTATTAATGCTGTTCTGCAGCCGGAGCATAATTATGAAGTTCAAAAAGGCCTCTTAACGCTCAAAACACGAGATGTTCCTCTAGATGGGACAGCCATTATTATTCAGTTTGTCAAACTTCATTAA
- a CDS encoding DsbA family oxidoreductase, whose product MTVKIQVFSDFVCPFCFIGEEPLRQAVEGKDVEVEFMPFELRPYPMEGMSPNSDYIQQAYKQSVQPLAQRFGVEMELPMDLDPVPHTHLAHQGYQFAKEHGVGQAYVDAVFKAYWQEGQNIGDVTVLTGIVRELGLNGAAFQDAITGGTYVQDHKEALNLARKAEVQAVPTFIIGNQKLQGLHSKESIEQVIEDEANGGMIEGASCGPEGC is encoded by the coding sequence ATGACGGTTAAGATTCAGGTGTTTTCAGATTTTGTATGCCCTTTCTGTTTTATTGGAGAGGAGCCGCTTCGGCAGGCGGTGGAAGGAAAGGATGTCGAGGTAGAGTTTATGCCGTTTGAGCTTCGTCCTTATCCGATGGAGGGGATGTCTCCGAATAGCGATTATATTCAGCAGGCGTATAAGCAGTCGGTTCAGCCGCTGGCACAGCGGTTTGGGGTTGAGATGGAGCTTCCGATGGATTTGGATCCTGTGCCGCATACGCATCTTGCGCATCAGGGCTATCAGTTTGCAAAGGAGCATGGTGTGGGTCAGGCTTATGTGGATGCGGTGTTTAAGGCTTATTGGCAGGAGGGGCAAAACATTGGAGATGTAACCGTTCTGACAGGGATTGTCCGGGAGCTTGGCTTAAATGGAGCCGCTTTTCAGGATGCGATCACTGGCGGCACGTATGTACAGGATCACAAAGAGGCATTGAATCTGGCAAGAAAAGCTGAAGTTCAAGCGGTTCCGACCTTTATAATTGGGAACCAAAAGCTTCAGGGTCTTCATTCAAAGGAATCAATTGAACAGGTAATTGAGGATGAGGCGAACGGCGGTATGATCGAGGGAGCCTCTTGCGGACCTGAAGGCTGCTGA